The DNA region GTACGTCGCCGGCGCGCCTCCGCAGATCTGGATCACCGCGTGCTTCTCGAAGACGACGTCCTTCCAGTTGTCGTCGAACTGCGCGTTCGAGAAGACGTCGGCGGCCTTCAGCGGCTTGGGCGATTTGAAGAGCATCAGCACTTCGCGGTCGTTCGACGGCGGCCGCCAGAACTGCATGAAGCCGAGAATTCCAGGCGAGGAGCGCCAGCCCGGCGGCGCCTGAAAGTGTTGCAGCGAGTCGGCGGGGCTCGCGGCGAGGGCGCAGGCGGTCGCCGCGAGCACTGCGAGCGCCGCAACGGCGCGTGTGAGAATCCTCATTTTACGCCCTTCTTCCGCACCGCCCCCGTGTCATCCTGAGACACCTCGTACGACGCGATGCGGGACCAGCGGTCGTAGATGAGATCGATGTATTCGCGCGTCTCGGCGTAGGGCGGAACGCCGTCGTACTGCTCCACCGCCCCCGGACCGGCGTTGTACGCGGCAAGCGCCGTCGCGTACGGCTCGTCGTAGCGGTCGCGGTAGGCGGCGACGTAGTTGCCGATCAATCTCGCGGCGGCGCCGATCGAGGCGAATGGATCGGTCGGATCGAGCCCGGCACCGGCTGCCGTATCCGGCATGAATTGCGCGATTCCGATCGCGCCCGCGGACGAGACGGCCTGCGGATCGTACGCCGACTCTTGCAAGAGCGTCGCCGCGAGAAACTCGGGCGGCAGCGAGTTCGCGCGCGCGGCGCGCGTCGTCGCGCCCGCGAAGAAGAGCGCGGCGGCTTGGAGAAGCCGCGGATTCGTACGCAGGATCGCGCGCGCGATCGCAAGCTCCGGCGCTTTGACGGGAGGACCGTCGCGCAAGAGCACCGCGCCTTTGAGCGCGTCCACACCCGACGGTTCCGGCCAGCTTAACGCGATGTTAAGGGCGCGATCGAGCCGCACCGTCGCGCGCGGCGCGGCGTTGGGGTGGTGTATGCTATGAATCATGCAGCCGCACAACGAGGTCGCCGCCAGCATGCTCTTTATTACCGCTCTCATCGTCACGCTCGTCGCCGGCGATTTCGCCTCGACGTTCTTCTATCACGTTCCGCAGCATCTTTGGTTCACGTTGCATCTGCGAACGCATCACGATCGCCGCCGCTCGTACTTCGACCATGCCGTCGTCTCTACCGATCCCGCCGTGCTGCTCGACGGGTTCCTCGGCGCGGTCCCCTATCTCGTCGTCGCCGCGTTCGCCTGGCGACTCTCTTGGCCTGGAGTCCTGAGCGGGCTCGCGCTGGGCCAGCTCCACGTATGGTGGCGCCACACCTCCGATCTGGGGTGGCACACGCCCGAATGGCTGAGAACCCTCCTCCGCCCCCTCGCGGTAGTACTGCCCGAGGACCACGATGGACACCACCGAAACCCCGACATCGAGTTCGGCGACATCTTCCGCTTCTACGACCCGCCG from Candidatus Binatia bacterium includes:
- a CDS encoding fatty acid hydroxylase, translated to MQPHNEVAASMLFITALIVTLVAGDFASTFFYHVPQHLWFTLHLRTHHDRRRSYFDHAVVSTDPAVLLDGFLGAVPYLVVAAFAWRLSWPGVLSGLALGQLHVWWRHTSDLGWHTPEWLRTLLRPLAVVLPEDHDGHHRNPDIEFGDIFRFYDPPARALLAWLAPTSRRTRNAGRRATRRVPARA
- a CDS encoding lytic transglycosylase domain-containing protein encodes the protein MIHSIHHPNAAPRATVRLDRALNIALSWPEPSGVDALKGAVLLRDGPPVKAPELAIARAILRTNPRLLQAAALFFAGATTRAARANSLPPEFLAATLLQESAYDPQAVSSAGAIGIAQFMPDTAAGAGLDPTDPFASIGAAARLIGNYVAAYRDRYDEPYATALAAYNAGPGAVEQYDGVPPYAETREYIDLIYDRWSRIASYEVSQDDTGAVRKKGVK